In one window of Hymenobacter nivis DNA:
- a CDS encoding glycosyltransferase family 4 protein, which translates to MQSSSLQLLKLITWADVLHIQNTPPDVVFSASLLRKKILLTVHNWRRRTLNLHNVLWGLSVQLAHRRWFNSKFVWDTWEPNEKSATSDSFPTVSKLPEGWCPPEQRRGFLFIGRWIPGKGLEEIVRAYSQCNLDPKAWPLTLLGNGPLKPTVLALITELGLTSVNLPGFVEVEVKEKLLASTCWLLAPANTKEDLGLTPIEARNVGVPSIVTRDGGLPEAGGPAALVAEPGDVDDLARCMRLAVDMGEQEYRKRGELAKASLDGYLRPLTFYRDAYNG; encoded by the coding sequence GTGCAAAGCAGCTCGTTGCAATTATTAAAATTAATTACGTGGGCCGATGTTCTGCATATTCAAAATACCCCGCCCGACGTTGTTTTTAGCGCCAGCCTGCTGCGAAAAAAGATTCTGCTGACTGTGCACAACTGGCGCCGCCGGACGCTCAACTTGCACAACGTGCTGTGGGGACTGTCGGTGCAGTTGGCGCACCGCCGGTGGTTCAACTCTAAGTTTGTGTGGGACACGTGGGAGCCGAACGAGAAATCGGCCACCAGCGACAGTTTCCCCACGGTATCGAAGCTGCCGGAGGGTTGGTGCCCGCCCGAGCAACGGCGCGGGTTTCTGTTCATCGGCCGCTGGATTCCGGGTAAGGGGCTGGAGGAAATCGTTCGGGCCTACTCACAATGCAACCTTGACCCCAAAGCCTGGCCGTTGACGCTGCTCGGCAACGGGCCCCTGAAGCCCACGGTTTTGGCTTTGATTACCGAGCTGGGCTTGACTTCGGTGAACTTGCCGGGCTTCGTCGAGGTCGAGGTGAAGGAAAAGCTGCTGGCAAGCACGTGCTGGCTGTTGGCTCCTGCCAATACCAAGGAGGATTTGGGCCTGACGCCCATCGAGGCCCGCAACGTGGGGGTGCCGTCCATCGTCACCCGCGATGGGGGGCTGCCCGAGGCTGGGGGCCCCGCTGCGCTGGTGGCCGAGCCCGGCGACGTGGACGACCTAGCCCGGTGCATGCGCTTGGCCGTGGACATGGGCGAGCAAGAGTACCGCAAGCGGGGCGAGCTAGCCAAGGCTTCGCTGGACGGTTATTTGCGGCCCCTGACATTTTACCGCGACGCCTACAATGGCTAG
- a CDS encoding glycosyltransferase family 4 protein encodes MRIIFLCGGLEPGRDGVGDYTRRLAGKLLEQGHEVAAVALADSNTEQQLAETQHLDGSSISVLRLPHTWPLQKRSAVAREWIDQFDPEWISLQFVCFSFHPKGLNFDLGGHLNLICQGRKLHVMVHELWVGEDTKSFSKEQVLGWLQKATIRLLFKTLAFDAVSTSNSFYQTCLAKIGVDAGQINIFSNLPVGHKPRTGLYDQLPGKVRRNRDQYLIASFFGTSDYRNPDLTIANLKFLAASTDKTLLVTHVGRATGVSNFFLKLSELLNLETHIFGECNDQDIADYFCSTDVGLSTYPKIVFEKSGSIAAMLNNGLPVLLLRDSFVTDERKIDWVEEAHRIGNLDQFMSQKNTFSDNYGVSQAAEKYIRVFESSRSMRIV; translated from the coding sequence ATGAGAATTATTTTTCTTTGTGGTGGGCTGGAACCGGGCCGCGACGGCGTAGGTGATTATACCAGGCGGCTCGCCGGAAAGCTGCTCGAACAAGGGCATGAAGTAGCCGCCGTGGCCCTGGCCGACAGCAACACAGAACAACAGCTGGCTGAAACGCAACACTTAGATGGCAGTAGCATCTCCGTTCTCCGGCTGCCTCACACGTGGCCCCTACAAAAGCGAAGCGCGGTAGCCAGGGAATGGATTGACCAGTTTGACCCTGAGTGGATCAGTTTGCAGTTTGTTTGCTTTTCATTTCACCCCAAAGGGTTAAATTTTGATTTAGGCGGACACCTTAATCTTATTTGCCAAGGAAGAAAGTTGCACGTTATGGTGCACGAGTTATGGGTCGGCGAGGACACGAAATCTTTCTCAAAAGAGCAAGTCTTAGGCTGGCTTCAGAAGGCAACTATTCGCTTGCTATTCAAGACCCTGGCGTTTGATGCTGTTTCAACCAGTAATTCATTTTATCAAACTTGCTTGGCAAAGATCGGTGTTGACGCGGGGCAAATAAATATCTTCAGCAACTTACCGGTTGGCCATAAACCCCGGACGGGTTTGTACGACCAATTACCCGGGAAAGTACGCCGAAACAGGGACCAGTACCTGATTGCTTCATTTTTTGGTACTTCGGATTATCGAAACCCTGACTTAACCATTGCAAACCTGAAGTTTTTAGCTGCCAGCACCGACAAAACCCTCTTAGTTACGCACGTGGGGCGAGCTACTGGCGTAAGTAATTTTTTTTTAAAACTGAGCGAGTTGCTTAATTTGGAAACCCATATATTTGGTGAGTGCAACGACCAGGACATTGCTGACTATTTTTGCTCCACGGATGTAGGATTGAGCACTTATCCCAAGATTGTATTTGAAAAGAGTGGCAGCATTGCCGCCATGCTCAATAATGGCCTGCCCGTACTCTTACTAAGGGATTCATTCGTCACCGACGAGAGAAAAATTGATTGGGTTGAGGAAGCCCACCGGATTGGTAACCTTGACCAATTCATGAGTCAAAAAAATACTTTCTCTGACAACTACGGCGTGAGCCAGGCTGCTGAGAAATACATTAGGGTTTTTGAATCGTCAAGAAGCATGCGCATTGTCTAA
- a CDS encoding molybdopterin-dependent oxidoreductase: MPYSSLRSWGPALAVALLLRGPPAQAQTPAAKPTPGVTAPAALRLDGLDGLDGKNRNLTAAALAALPRQEVRATGKDNQAHTYQGVALADVLALVGAPQGKAIHGKALALVAEAADGYHGVFALPELDDAFASQVVLLATARFGQPLLAKSGPYQIIVPQEKRPARRMRQVRCLHLVRVPAQLGHFFCKALSTRR, from the coding sequence ATGCCTTATTCATCCCTGCGCTCCTGGGGGCCCGCGCTGGCCGTTGCCTTGCTCCTCAGGGGCCCACCAGCGCAAGCCCAGACGCCCGCCGCCAAACCGACGCCCGGCGTTACGGCCCCAGCTGCCTTGCGCCTCGATGGCCTCGATGGCCTCGATGGCAAAAACCGCAACCTGACGGCGGCCGCCCTCGCCGCCCTACCCCGCCAGGAGGTGCGCGCCACCGGCAAAGATAACCAGGCCCACACCTACCAGGGCGTGGCACTGGCCGATGTGCTGGCCCTGGTGGGGGCCCCGCAGGGCAAGGCCATCCACGGCAAGGCCCTGGCCCTGGTGGCCGAAGCCGCCGACGGCTACCACGGGGTCTTTGCCTTGCCCGAGCTCGACGACGCGTTTGCCAGCCAAGTAGTGCTGCTGGCCACCGCCCGATTCGGCCAGCCCCTGCTGGCCAAGTCGGGCCCCTACCAAATCATCGTGCCCCAGGAAAAGCGCCCCGCCCGCAGGATGCGGCAGGTGCGGTGCCTACACCTGGTGCGGGTGCCGGCGCAACTGGGGCATTTTTTCTGTAAAGCATTGAGTACCCGTCGGTAA